The following is a genomic window from Pseudoalteromonas arctica A 37-1-2.
TACTGTGCTTATTGTATCTAGCGTACCCGATGAAGTGATTTACCGCGATTCAGCACAGTTTATAGATTTATATAACCCACACTATATTGATTACTTTATTAGTAACCTCGCCATGAACACATTGATGCTTGTTATGGTGCCAATAATGACAATGTGGATGTGCGTGGGCCTTATGCTCATTGGCATTTATTTATATAAACAAGGCGTTTTTAGTAAAGGCTTAACGACTCAGCAATTAATAGTTTGCGGTGCAATGACCCTTGTTTTTTGTGGAATCAGGCTTTATGCATCACAGCTTAATGGCAGCTTAGGATATGGGGTGCAAGAATTTGTAAATATGTTTGCGGCCCTAGGTATGGCTACGCTGTATATTCATTTAATTGTTAAATTTTGCAATAACAGCACACACGTCGGCACGCTTATTCAACAAGCAGGGCGCTTAGCATTTACTTTATATATTAGCCAAACACTCATACAACTGTTGTTATATAAAGTGCTATTTACGCACTGGGTGCTCAGTTTTGATCGTATTGACTACTGGTTAGTTGCAACGGCATTAGTTGCGCTGCAGCTTATATTTACCTTTTTATACAGTCGCTATTTTAATCAAGGTCCGCTTGAATGTGTATGGCGTAAATTAACTAAAGTAAAAATTAGTGCTTAAACACCTATAAATAGTAAATTAGGGGCGAAAAAATAGTGTGGGTGGTTTACACTACTCGCCTTAAAAATTACTACGCTATAAGTGCCATGACTGAATTAAAACGTTTAAATAAATTTATTAGTGAAACAGGATTTTGTTCACGCCGCGAAGCCGATAAATATATTGAGCAAGGTCGTGTCAGCGTTAATGGCTACTCACCAGAAATGGGCGTAAAAGTAGCCGCTACCGATGTTGTATTAATTGATGGTAAGCCTCTTAAAGCCACGCCAAAGCGCGTTTACATTGCCTACAATAAACCCGTTGGCATAACGTGCACTACCGAAAGTAAAATTCAAAGTAATATTATTCGCGCGGTAAATTATCCTACGCGCATATTCCCAATAGGGCGCTTAGATAGACCGTCTGAAGGGCTTATATTTTTAACTAACGAAGGCGATATCGTTAATAAAATTTTACGTGCGGGCAATAATCACGAAAAAGAATACGTTGTTACGGTAGATAAACCGCTTAATCGTCAGTTTGTTACAAAAATGGCGAATGGTGTGCCTATTTTAGATACCGTTACTAAAGAATGTAAAGTAACGCAAAGTGGCCCCAAAGAATTTAAAATAGTACTTACTCAAGGTTTAAACCGTCAAATACGCCGCATGTGTGAATACTTAGGCTACGAAGTTGTAACCTTAAAACGTACGCGCATAATGAACGTAACACTTAAAGGTTTAAAAGTAGGGCAGTGGCGTCACTTGTCAGATATTGAAATGGCGCAAATAAACGATTCGATTTCTGATTCTGGTAAAACCCAAGAGCACTCGCTTGATACTAATAAGCAATCAGAAAATAATGCACCTTTAGCACCTAAAAAACGTGATTTTCAGGGCGAAAACCCACGACGCTTTAATAATGGTGATCGAAATAATGAGCGTAGTACTGAGCGAAATACAAATCGTAACTCTGAGCGCAGCAACGCTAACACAGAGCGCAAAAATGAGCGCAGTAATACTCCTTACCAAAAGCGTTCTACAACGTATGTGGGTAAGCCAAAAAGCATTAAAGAGAACAAGTCGTCTAATGCTAAATCAGACTCAAAACCAAGTTCGGACCGTATTCTCAGTCTAAAAAAATAATGTGCAGCTAAGTGGTATTCTACTACCACTGTATTTCTTGTACTATTTGACCAAGTGGGCTTTTAACGCCCACTAAGTTTACGTTGTTATTTTGCAAACCCACCAATCTACCTTTATCTAAATACCATCTAAAAGTGTGCTTTTTATAGCTTTTTAAATCCAGTACAGTCAGTTTTGCGCAACTGTATTCATAATCAGTTGGGCAAGTACCTACTTCGAGTAACTGATATTCTTGCTGCCATATATTATCGCCGTATTTATTAGCCAGTAACTTTACTGAAATACATACTGACGTCCACAACCATAAGTAAATTAAAATAGGTAAACCGATTGGTATAAATACTGAACGGAATTTCCCGTGCTCAACAATATAATCTTTAACCGTATGTTTAAATTCAAAGTTATTATTGTATTTTTTATATAGGTGCCTAAATAAAGCAACCGATAACACGATCGTCATTATTGGAAATAACGTAAATGTTAAGGTGTTATATATACCATTGGGAATAAAAGCGGGATCAGCTTGTTCATCCCATGCAAGTAAAACCAGTGGAGGAGCCGTTGCTAAAAGTAGCAGAGCGCTGTTGAATAGTTGTTTAAAGGTCACAGGTATTCACTTATAAAATGCTGCTTGTATAAAGCCAAAATTAGCGCTTAATGTTTAGCTATTGAATGCTAAAGCCAATATAAAATAAGAGTATACCTAAATAAATTGTAATCGCCGATAACGAGTTTTTAGAGCGCAGGCGCTTAACGAGGTCGCGTGTGCCATCAACCATACCGGAAATAACCAGTAGTATGCCCCCTGTAAAACGGTAGTTGTTTAAGTTCACGTTACCACTATCGTCAGTTATAAAGCGTAAATAACCAAAAATTATAAAAAGACTGCCTGCTATTAGTACTGCAATTTTAAAGTTTTCCAATGCTTTTCCATAATATTGAGTTAGATACTAAAACGCCACTAAGTTGAGTCATTATAATTTTACTATATTTCGAATTTAAATTTTGCCTAAATCCATTAAATGGCCTCATTATGTCGCTATATTAGGCGTATATACGCTAAAGCCTGATTTATATTGTGCATTAGCAAGTACACCTTAGTTATATTTTGGGTAAGCTGTTAAGATGCGCCGTCTTAATAATGTAGAAAGGTTATAGAAGTAACATGTCAAAATTTTTCTTTATGGGTAAGCCCGACATAATGGGTAAAAATAACAGTAATGGATTTGCGCCAAATCGTACCGCAAAGGTAGGCACAGAGTTGCACCCGTTAACGCTAATTGTAAACTCAGCTGAACGACAATCAGAAATAGAAGCAATACTAGAAGAGCATTCGCTGTTTGCTTCAATTGAAGTTAAAGCAGACGTACCAGAAGATATTCGCGAACTAGACTTTGCGCTTAGCAAGTCAACACCACAAGTATTTGATAAAGTACCAGAGCGTAACGCACCTTGTGTATGTGGTAGCGGCAAAAAATATAAAAAGTGTTGCGGTTAGTTTTTTAACAACTAAATATGTAGCCTTTCTTTTTTCATCGGTATTAAATAAAAA
Proteins encoded in this region:
- a CDS encoding DUF418 domain-containing protein, translated to MDFIRGVAVLGLVYMNAYAFGLFEYGYTSLTNPPVSDSIIHTFSSLFVDGRFRTLFSLLFGAGLYIQWQRYKSELQLKSRLYWLILFGLAHGFLLWAGDILFVYGVSGWFVIKYLERDSAVLLKRGLEFILLSGVATVLIVSSVPDEVIYRDSAQFIDLYNPHYIDYFISNLAMNTLMLVMVPIMTMWMCVGLMLIGIYLYKQGVFSKGLTTQQLIVCGAMTLVFCGIRLYASQLNGSLGYGVQEFVNMFAALGMATLYIHLIVKFCNNSTHVGTLIQQAGRLAFTLYISQTLIQLLLYKVLFTHWVLSFDRIDYWLVATALVALQLIFTFLYSRYFNQGPLECVWRKLTKVKISA
- the rluF gene encoding 23S rRNA pseudouridine(2604) synthase RluF, which encodes MTELKRLNKFISETGFCSRREADKYIEQGRVSVNGYSPEMGVKVAATDVVLIDGKPLKATPKRVYIAYNKPVGITCTTESKIQSNIIRAVNYPTRIFPIGRLDRPSEGLIFLTNEGDIVNKILRAGNNHEKEYVVTVDKPLNRQFVTKMANGVPILDTVTKECKVTQSGPKEFKIVLTQGLNRQIRRMCEYLGYEVVTLKRTRIMNVTLKGLKVGQWRHLSDIEMAQINDSISDSGKTQEHSLDTNKQSENNAPLAPKKRDFQGENPRRFNNGDRNNERSTERNTNRNSERSNANTERKNERSNTPYQKRSTTYVGKPKSIKENKSSNAKSDSKPSSDRILSLKK
- a CDS encoding PBPRA1643 family SWIM/SEC-C metal-binding motif protein — protein: MSKFFFMGKPDIMGKNNSNGFAPNRTAKVGTELHPLTLIVNSAERQSEIEAILEEHSLFASIEVKADVPEDIRELDFALSKSTPQVFDKVPERNAPCVCGSGKKYKKCCG